The genomic interval CAACGCTTCTATGGCGTATCGAGAACAAGTTGGTGTAAAACGACAGCGAGGTCCAATCAGTGGGCTGATAAACCAACGATATAGATAGATAAGTCCAATGACTAACCGCGCGATGGGCGAGGGCGAGACAGGCGATGCCATAATTTATCAAACAATTGAAATAATTCCTCATTGCTTAAATCTTGTGCGCTTTTCTT from Vibrio sp. HB236076 carries:
- the yidD gene encoding membrane protein insertion efficiency factor YidD, whose protein sequence is MASPVSPSPIARLVIGLIYLYRWFISPLIGPRCRFTPTCSRYAIEALKAHGFVKGCWLSGKRLLKCHPLNDGGFDPVPPVQKQDRDK